The genomic stretch TCGGACAGTCGCCGAGTCAAAAACCGCCGCTCGAGGTCCTGACGCGTTAACGACAGTGCTCGCTCATACGAGCTCTTCGCGTCGGAGATTCTTCCGGATCGCCGGCACAACTCTGCTCGTGCCGCGTGGGAAAGGCGATAATCCACCAGGTCCCCGCGTTCCAAAATCGCATCGATCAGGACCAGGCCCGCTTCCGGACCGTCCCGCATCGCTATTGCGACAGCCCGATTGAGTTCGACGACCGGCGAGGGATCGATGCGCAGCAGCACGGAGTACAGCACGACAATCTGATTCCAGTCCGTATGTGCGGCAGCGGCGGCCTCGGCATGGACTGCTGAAATGGCAGCTTGCAGGGTATAAGCACCGAATCTCCGCGATCGGAGTGCTTGTTCCACCAGAGAGATGCCCTCGGAGATCATCTGACGGTTCCAATGGGAGCGGTCCTGGTCTTCGAGCAGAATAATTTCGCCCTCTAGCGAAACACGCGCTTCCCTGCGCGATTCGTGGAGCAGCATCATGGCTAACAGCCCTTTGACCTCTGGATCGGGAAGCAAATCGAGAACCAGCCGGCCCAGTCGAATCGCCTCGGCTGTCAAATCAACGCGTGTCAGCGACTCGCCCTGCGACGCCGCGTACCCTTCGTTGAACACCAGGTAGATGGCGGAAAGTACGGCGTCGAGCCGCTCGGGCAGGTCGCCTAGCGACGGTACGACGTAGGGGACGTCCGCCTCTCGAATCTTTGCCTTGCCGCGTACGATGCGCTGGGCCATTGTTGCTTTGGAAGTCAAGAATGCATGGGCGATCTCCTCGGTCGTCAGCCCGCAGACCTCGCGCAGCGTCAGGGGCACCTGCAACTGTGGATCAATCTCGGGATGACAACAGGTGAAGATCAGACGCAGCCGATCGTCTTCGATCTCCGTGGCTGCTCGGGCCGCATTCTCGCCCGCCAGATAGTCCAACCGCGAAGCAATCTCAGGCTGAAGTTCCTTCAACCGTCCTTGCCGACGAAGTGAATCGATCGCCTTGAATTTTCCGGTAGAGACCAACCAAGCCCGCGGATTTGCCGGCATCCCTTCGTGTGGCCAGGTCTCGACCGCGGTTGCAAATGCTTCGTGCATGGCGTCATCCGCCAGATCGAAATCATTCAGCAATCGGACCAGCGAAGCAAAGACCCGACGAGACTCAGAGCGGTAAAGATCGTCGATCCGGTCGCGGATCGCTGCCGTGGCATCG from Pirellulales bacterium encodes the following:
- a CDS encoding RNA polymerase sigma factor, whose product is MQYDATAAIRDRIDDLYRSESRRVFASLVRLLNDFDLADDAMHEAFATAVETWPHEGMPANPRAWLVSTGKFKAIDSLRRQGRLKELQPEIASRLDYLAGENAARAATEIEDDRLRLIFTCCHPEIDPQLQVPLTLREVCGLTTEEIAHAFLTSKATMAQRIVRGKAKIREADVPYVVPSLGDLPERLDAVLSAIYLVFNEGYAASQGESLTRVDLTAEAIRLGRLVLDLLPDPEVKGLLAMMLLHESRREARVSLEGEIILLEDQDRSHWNRQMISEGISLVEQALRSRRFGAYTLQAAISAVHAEAAAAAHTDWNQIVVLYSVLLRIDPSPVVELNRAVAIAMRDGPEAGLVLIDAILERGDLVDYRLSHAARAELCRRSGRISDAKSSYERALSLTRQDLERRFLTRRLSEL